The following are encoded in a window of Bradyrhizobium sp. WBOS07 genomic DNA:
- a CDS encoding DUF808 family protein: MWHRPNDGAPRCRGCRKTRWPVRRHWLPADGSRPRSPLSRTALGKGLLIIAPWLMKALSIVGTLAMFLVGGGIVVHGIAPLHHAIEHFAGQQSAVVAMILPTVLNLILGFIIGGIVVLGVKAVAKMRGQAH; the protein is encoded by the coding sequence CTGTGGCATCGTCCAAACGATGGCGCACCGCGTTGCAGAGGTTGCCGAAAAACGCGCTGGCCAGTTCGTCGTCACTGGCTGCCTGCCGATGGTTCACGCCCGCGTTCTCCGCTCTCGAGAACGGCATTAGGTAAAGGGTTATTGATCATTGCGCCCTGGTTGATGAAGGCGTTATCGATTGTCGGCACGCTGGCGATGTTCCTCGTCGGCGGCGGGATTGTGGTACATGGTATTGCGCCGCTGCATCACGCCATTGAACATTTCGCCGGGCAGCAAAGTGCAGTGGTGGCGATGATATTACCGACTGTTTTAAATCTGATTCTTGGATTTATCATCGGCGGCATCGTGGTGCTGGGAGTGAAAGCCGTAGCGAAAATGCGCGGTCAGGCACATTAA